The Macadamia integrifolia cultivar HAES 741 chromosome 4, SCU_Mint_v3, whole genome shotgun sequence genome contains the following window.
GAAGCTTCCAGATCATCTCCTCATAGAAATCTTCATTCGTGTTCCCATCTCAGAGTGGGCTCAGATATCCTGTGTTAAGAAGCAATGGGCCAATCTATTTCAAGAAGAATGTTTATGGGAAACTGCTCTTGTTAGGACGTGGCCCTTGGCTGTTCAGGGGAAACGGTGGCCTGGTCCTATTCCTCGAGGCTTGAGTAGAAGGTGATGACTTTAACTTCTCTCTTACTTCacatttcctttttatttatttggcaTTTGGATGTTATATGCTGGCAACCATTGGTAGGATCTCCTGCATCATAGAATATGTTTAATTTTCCCACTATAAAagtaacttcttttttttttttttttttttggggtggggggttgtATTGGTAAATGATTGTTATATTTGAATGCTGTTCAGAAACATCTGTACCCTGAAAGATATACTTCACAGGTACTAATGTAAGTTGGTTACAAGAGGGTAGACTATAGACACTTGCCCTCCTTTTCTCTAGAAAAGAGACCTAGTTCTTCCAAATGCTGTGGCAGTTAACATCCCCAGACTCTTGCTTAACCAAACTTGAACTCGATGGAAGACATTTTACCTCTTTATACACCTTGATTTAATTGTGCCCCTTATCATAAAATCCTCAAGTTTCTTCGCTGTCAAATGCCGTAGCATTAGGCAAAAGGAAAGATTGTCCAGACCACTTGAAACCACCCATGCCACTGTTCTTCCTCCCATCTTTCCACCAAAGGTCCAACATGTATACAACACAACCCAGATTAACCTAAGCAAACAAGATCCTTTTGGTGAGGTATCTGCATCACCTAGGTACAATTTCTGAAGTTTAGTTGGAAGTGATGTGGTTATCCTATTCCTGGGTTGATAGGATTTAAAGAGTCAAATGAGGTTAGTCCTACTTCATTCTCCTCATCTGTGATATTGTGAGGTGACTCCAGAGATTGATTTGTGGAATATCTGGCGACATGGAGGCACTTCATTGGCTTACACATTTTGAATAAGATTCATGCTTTCTTATTCATATTGAGATGATATACAAAGTACTGATGATGATTCCAGCAGTCTGTTGAAATAGAGAAATTGGGGCCTTCCTCTTATATTAAGAGTAGCTGTTAGCTTCCATTTTGATATTCTAATGTAACCGGTATCTCATGTTACTGGTAAAAACATTAGAGTACCTAGTCGAGGCATGTTAATGAAGAACATCGAAATGGCATGCTTTCATAAATTTCcttaattttcattaaaaaaaagaaaaaaccttgaCTTAATcttgtgtgtgtatatatatatatatatatatatatagtcataTTCTAATATTCTCATCATATGTATTTCAGGAGATATGCGGCTTTATATGTTGGTAAGAACATCTTCCAATTTGATGATGAGATTGATGAGATTGTGGGACATTCTTATTTGTTTCTGAAAGAGCAGCTTGAGCTTTCAACAGTGCCTCCTCCTGGGATACTTCATGGAACCATAATTGGTGTGGGTTCAAACTTTTTCTTTATCCTATGCTTGCAATATggattttatatttgttatgaAATTTATCCCCTAACTGTGACCTTAGTATTAAATGGACTAGCTTTGTTTCCCCCGGTAGCATTTTTCAGTCTACTGTTTCTGAATATACTTTATTATTGtgctttttttaaataaattggaATCTTCATGCGGTATACCTTTGTGAAGGACTtaagtatttatttttcttgttgatgTGAAGAAGTCTTTGATATAATTCTTTTAAATGATAAATTAAAGTTAAAACTTCAAATTGCAACCCAGTCACCTAACTTTAACTCTATCTCTTGCTAttctttattattgtatttcatGTTTATGCATGTCTATTTACTACTTAGAAAACAATACTTATAATTTAGTGCTTTTCTGTATATCAAAGTGTAGAAGCAGTGACTGACTTATTTATCCCCTTATAAAAGAATAAACAAAACTCTTCAACACACACACGTTAATGTAGAACCTATTCCTAGCTAGATAACTAGGAATTAATTCCAGAACAGGATAATAGGTGCTGCCAGTTGATAGACTGAAACAAAAGAGATTCCGCATGTCTTCTGCTTGTCTTCTCAGATCTTGCAATGGCAGCAAGTGCTGGGGCTTGTAATCAAGCTTCAAGCTGAACTCGAACAGGGCTGAAACCAATCAGGATcgcatgaaaaataaaatggaaagaaagaaataaatagaaaatagagaaggagaagagggataggttgcatagttgtcatggcgtcgccaaggcggcgatttggtgtcctggcggaaaaagaagttcatggcagtgctacgatttacgtgactcacaaatggttgtcgccattggctgataggcgtcgccatggcaccgccatggacgccaggtcacgcctgattcgctaggcggtcgattttttataaaatgcagggtgattttgatagggctatattgatttttaatatttgatgttgcttaatgttggttttatatgttatagggtatatattgtaggcttgtagcatgttaaataactttagaaaataaggaaaataaaaaatgacacatgggcgatttgaccaccATGGCAACTCCATAACGggtgattcatcgccaaatcgattatccacccctccactgccttgAATCGAtctgacgccgtgacaactatgataggttgggtcgagtatctcactcttccttAGGACATCTCACCTTGGGCATCTCAGCCAAGCTGTCTCTCACAACACTCCATCTCACAGTTTTTCAgtacaaagatttttttttttgtcattcaaTCGTGGGCTGTAGATTAGCCtgcttcctttatttataaattttaaattgattacaaaattgGGTCTTTCCTTGcatggaaaggaaaggaaaatcccCTTACAACTAGATAttatcctatttggaaactaattacaaattaaatcaaatccctTCCTTTTCAAAGATAGAAACCCAATAAATTACAATTCCTACTTTCTAAAAGTAAAGACTAAAATTAGAAACGGGCTAGATAATATCTTCCTAACTATTACAAGgaaatatgaaaatgaaaactacGTCAATCAAAGATTTCCTAAAGTCTTTCAGCCTAACTCCGCCATCCGAGCTGGCCATGGGCCAACGAATCAAGAGGGAATCTTCTTCAGGTCTTCTCCACATTATGAGCTGGCAGTGGGACCCATATTGGTTACTGTTCATGAGTgggtactgttcatgtgaacagtaaaaaagaaaaagaaaaaagaactgaAGTTGATTCTCTGCCCTCTTCTTCTCAGGCTTTGACCTGCATCAGACCTGTTCTTTCGCATGAGGTTAGTTTACCATTGTTATTGGAGCCTTGACAAACATGAGTGTCAAATGCCCCAAATCAGTGAATCAAGTTTTGTCATTGGTTGTGTCTGTGTTCAACCAAGTGATCTGTCACTAGAGAGTTTTATGATTTGTCATATCTCATTAGAGACCACTTATTATCTCTTTGGTAAAGTTTGCTCCGGCTTTCCCTATTAATTGAAactaaaagaaaactaaaatatcAGATGGAGGTACTCCCTACATGGGTCTTTCTTTCCACAAGTGATGTGTTTGCTTAAAAACaagatgaaaatcaaggttgcGGGAAGAATATATCAGATATAAGGGTATCCAGTTAGACATTTATCACCACATGGTATATGAGTAGATCCTGAAGAAGTCTCAAATCCTTCATATatggttttcacttttcactaAATTCTGAAGGCCATTTTGAATCTTTGGGTAAGCAGATCTTCTTGTGACTGCAACAATATTTGAATTGAAACACATTGATAAATAAGCACTCTAATTTCTGCAAAATCATTGCAGAACGAATTTCGCCGTTTGTCGTTGAATATTCTACCATTAATTCACATCTTGATCTGAATGCAAAAGACAAAAGGCAGAGTCGAGGATTTAACAATGATCTTTTATTCGTAGCAATATGCCTTCACAATTCCTTGCAATCTCCTCCTGACATCCTATCAATGTCTGGAAGGTGGCATGTAATGTACCATGCCATGTGCTTGGAACCTgtaattttttgaattattttattttattttatttttgtttgcaTCACATTTACTATGTTTGAATAATCATTAATTCTTGAGGGAAAGCATGACCTTAGCTTAGCAGTCCTCTGCACACTAACTGGAGATCATCTCACTTGCTTTTGGGCAGATCAGTTTATTGCCTGTGGCAAATCTAGAGATGAGGCCTATGAGCTTGCTTCACGGATCTGGCTGGCTGTTATCAACAATCTGGAGGAAAATGAGCACAcatttcaattatttaaacGTCTTGCATTAGTGGAAGATGTAAGCAGCATTTCATTAGtctctttctcccctttttttcccattatcAGATGGTAACAGCTCAGTAGGTACAGATTTGAGATCAGGATCATATATTGGATTTGTTGCTAAATTTTTTGATCGATCAGGTCAAACTGAAACCATTAATGTTTACCACGTCCAATTGCTACATTCATCTCCGCAATTTTCATTTAATGAATTGTATCAGTAATAAGCGGATCCGTTTGGACACCAAGTTGAGATCTCATTTTTAAAGTTCAGTTGAGATCATTGCTTCTCACTTCTGAATAAGGGAGCATATTTCTAAGCAGCCCATGTGTAAAGGTCTCCTGGCAGGCCTTGGTTCTGCCACTTGGAAGATCAGATAGGGCTGTACTTTTGTGGACAGATGGAACCCAGATCCCCTTCTCACTAGTTAAGTTTTAGCCTAATTGGAGTTGGCCATGTTGGAAGACAAAGTACTTAAAAATTCAGGACTACCAAGAGGGTGCATTGGCACGTCTCCAACAATTAtggatgcatggacatacataggAGGTTATTAGATTGAATTtgagtctgaaatttgacatgtggacaaTTCAGACCATTCCCTAGTTAGAATTTCCACATCTCCTTTCCACATGACAAATGCCTTTGGATACCTCTAGTAAAAGAGATCTCCCATTCAAGATTCAGAGACTGCACTTTTTTCATGGCTAAGTAGCTCTTTGGAACCTCAGTgttaactatatatatatacacctaATTATCTCCACTACTACTGTGAGAGAACTGGGGACTATTTGTAATTGCTACATCTACGTTAAGTGCTGCAAAGACCTTATTCTGGAAGTGTTGCAATAAAATATCCCagcttctagttttcttttcacccttttttttttccaaagttgCCCTAAAAATCATCAGAATTTCActtgacattttctttttctctaccATTCCCTTGTTAAGATAGTAATCTACCTTTTCTTGACCTCTTTTTTCTGCAGGTTTTCCTTCCGTATCCATATTCACGATCATTTGAAGTCAAATGGAGGATATTCGATAGGCTCTTCACAGATTTCCGGGATTGTTTCAATCTTGAAGATTACAACAACTTAATGGCATGTGCCAAGCAGAATTTCCAGCCAATACCTTCTATTTGGTTAGGTTACTAGCCATCTCTGTTTCTTAGATCGTGTGATTTACTGTATATGTAGAACTCTACTGTATATGTAGAACTGTGATACAGAGTTTAATATATTGCCTCAATCAGGAGCTTCATGGTCTCTCTGTAAACAAGCTCATTGGGTTggaattgtatatttttttcatttttatgtttgAAGAATCTTTTAGAGTAAATTTTCATATACAAGTCTAGTCTTTTCAGCAAGTCTTATTGTTTGTGGCTGCTGTTCTGGAAAGGACCCAGTTGTTCTCTAATAAGAGCAGTTTTTTGGCTTGAATTGTATGTGATTGTCCCTTTTGTTCAACAATGTTCAATTGTTTTAACTATGCTATGGATTTCTCATACCCTAAGTTACTGATATTCTAGCAGATCCAGTAAATCATTTGCCTAAAAAAAGCTGCTCCGGTTGATATAGAAACTGGATTCTAGGAGAACCGCTGAATACCTAAAGGGGCTGGTTTTGGTCCTGCCTGCATCTAATCAGAGTTCAATGCAACAACTGCTTGTGCTTTCTTGTCAACACAAAAGAAGCAGGAGTGCTCGTAATACCTTCTGAGAACTTTCATCCAATGGACAGCTGATTATGAGAGAATCTATATGGAACTCTCATTTGGTGCCTGTTGGAGATAAGCCTTTAGGATATTATTTCTTGAATCTGTTTCAAGATTCTAAGACTCGGGATCGGTCAATGCTGATACCAATCCAGATTGGCCTGGGTCAGACCATATCAGACGGATTTACCACtgctttttaataaaaatcagtttttattacatttttacccttggCCATACCCTTGGCCATACCCTTGTATTTGGATTGGATCGATATCAATCTGAGCCAGCTGATACTGATTGATCCGATCCAAGTTTTAGAATCATGATCTGTTTGGAAGAAACTTTGCAGGTGGATCCGGCTTCCACCATGGGGATCTGGGCTTTTATGTTCTACAAACTACGCCTTTTTGCAATGATCCCGATCGGGGCTTTAGGACACCAATTGTGAACCCCATTTGCTGGCATTATGATAAGAGAATCTCTTTAACCATGAGATCTGACTCTCTTATTGGATTTGCGAAGAATATTTCAACCTCATACAATAGGGAATAGGAGTTGATGATGACATTCACCTTTCACAGAATCCAATCACAGGTTCAAATCACCCACGGTGAAGAGAGAACAATAGGCATGGATTCAATAGGTAGTTAGATTGGGATGTCAAGATTCCAAATAATATTTGAACCTCAAATGGCTGAAATACATATCCTGTTTTTACCAACAGATAAGAAAACAGTAGAAGAGCAAGGAAGGGGTGGGGGAGGATGAAGAAAACAGGCCTCATGGAAGATGAAATTGAGAAAATCTGTGCTTTCACTGATTTggattaatttctttttctcatcCTTTATGAAAAGCAATCTAAAACAAATTACACATCCATTACACTTAACCTGGTGTATTCCAAACTGGAGTTTTATCATGATCAGATCCTGCACTCCACTGGGTAAAAAGAATGCTATCTTATGTTGTTACAAAAGATCATATTTTGACACAAACATATAGAAATCCAATAGAAAATCACATATGTAAATATTAAATGAATGAGTGAACCAATTAATCCGTTGAATCATAAATACATACAAGAAAATGGCCTTTTCAGGTCACATGATTGACCATCAAAGGACAAGGGCATCTACTCCAAGAAAAGCAAGAGAATTTTTTACCTTGATGGAAAAATTAGATGGTTTCCATGATATTGTTAGACTGGATTCTTATATAAGGGGAAGCATATCTAAGGAAACAGAGCATGGGTCATCTTCTACTTCGGATTTGGGAGTTAAAATCAGTGTTCCCTTCTTATCTTTGAGCTCAATCAAGACCAACAATTTTCAAATATGTATTCTTTGGAGATGTCCCCCTCCAACCTCAAAAGCAGTCCAAACAGCACAGCTGCATCATTCAAGAAGCAGCTTTCCTACAATATTGCCCCTGTTTCTGCTCCTCCTTTCTGAGATCAATCAAGAACAACAATGGTCAAATGAGCATTGTTTGGTGACCCTCAATTTCTACATTCACTTTTTTCATGTACATTTCAGATGTTAATGATGCATATTGATCAGTTCCTCACTGTCTTAATTTGTTATGGCAGTAACAAGTTTCAGTTTTTTATGCATAAGCAATCTTCCCTCACAACATCTGAGACCTTAACCAATCTGACTTTAGTAACTTCCTAGACACTTGCTAGATTTTTTGATAATGCAATTCTGCCGACTTTAGCCCAAGTGTGCAATAGAGTACTTGCAATTGATCTTATGAGCCGACAAGTGAACTCCTCAGAGAAGAAACCTTTCCCTTCTCAAGATTTAAAAGTAGCATCACCAAGACCAATCATTGCAACTTCCCCCACAAGCATGAGACTGACTTGGAGTAATTTCTGGCTATCCATTCATACCTATTATGTAGGAATTCAAAACATTTAGGCGGTGGGCTAACCAAACTCTTGCGACGGCCTGTACTAACCTGAAAATCATATAAGGAAACAAACTTAACAgtaaaagaagaagcaaaatacTAAGAAAACTATAAGAGACATTTATAAGATATAAGAATTGTTCCATAAGAATAACTCTTACCTTCCGTTTGGTAATCAGCTTGTTTAGCTATCCAGATTGATGCACTGAGGATGATGCATGGTTTGTAAATGTAATGAACCATTCCCTCATTCCATAATACCATGCAGGTGTAATTCCAAGGAGGTCACATTAGTTAATAATTCTGATAAAATACCCAAATACAATGACGTCGTTTTGTCATTTGTGAATTTGGTTGAATCAAAGAAAGCTTTTCCATCTTCTTGCTatacaaaattgatttttggagGGTATCCCTCCATCTTCATCTCCTGAGTTAACAAGTCAATAACATAGTAAATTTCTCTTGAATTAAGATACAAACCCTCACCTGCATGAAATTCATGGACTTTATTCTCGATCTCAATCCAGCTGCAACCAGGAGTTTTAGTGACACCCCTCTCCCTCATTAGCCCTCTCATTCTTGCTGAATCATCCCACCTCTTCGAATTTGCATATATCTTTGATGATATAATATAGTTTCCAGAATTTGAAGGCTCCAACTCCAGAAGCAGGAGGATTACACGTTCACCAACCTCAGCATTTCCAAAATTCCTACAGGCAGCAAGGAGTGCCCCTAATACGACTGCATCAGGCTTTTCAGGCATCTTCTCAATGAATTCCCATGCTTCATTTAAATATCCAGCACGTGCCAAAAGATCAACCATGCTAGAGTAGTGCTCAATTTTAGGGACCAGCCCAAATGATGGTCCCATCATTTGAAACCACCTGCGGCCTTCATCAACCAATCCAGCATGCACGCATGCAGAGAGCACACCCACAAATGTGATGTCATTTGGATGTATGTCTCCACCTTCCTCTGTCATTCTCTTAAATAGTGATATTGCCTCCAGGGCATGCCCATGAACAGCAAGGGCAGAGATCATTGCATTCCAAGAGACCACATTTTTTCGGGGCATCTCTCCAAAGATTCTACGTGCATGGTCTAGGCTCCCACACTTGGCATACATATCTATTAGGCCTGTACCAACATAAATATCATGTTTTATACCTTTCTGTGATGCATATGCATCTACCCACTCCCCAACATCAAGGGCCCCTATGGAGGCACAGGCTGATAGAACTCCAATCAATGTGATCTTATCAGGGTCCACACCTGCTGCCCTCATGTGATGGAATAACGTGATTGCTTCATCTGATGCCCCATTTTGTGCATATCTGTTTGGATCTGGTGAAGTAAATAACTGGTACAACTGTATAGATAATTAGGAAATAGAACTACTTAAAATTAATAAGTCTTCACCATATtttggtgggtttttttttttttttttttttNNNNNNNNNNNNNNNNNNNNttttgggggggggtgggtggtggTGGGGAGGGAATCTTAAATCAAAGAGCaaagaaaactgaaattttgCAATTATAGGAAAAGTCAAATTAAAGAATACTTGCCCTGTAATCATGGCATTCCATGCAACAATATCTTTCTTCGACATTTTATTGAAAACTTTCATCGCTGAATCAAGATCCCCACATTTCCCATACATATCAATCAATGATGTGCCCACAAAAGAATTCAATTCGATTTTCTGTTCCTCCACAAGCCCTTCAACCcatcttcccaaactcaaatctCCCAGATCCCCGCATGCTCCTAGAACGCTCACTAGAGTCATTTCATCTGGCTTAAAACCCGCCAGCCTCATTCTCCTATACAAACTCACTGCCTCCGTAGCAAAACCCATCTTCGAGTACCCAGATATCATTGAATTCCAAGAAACCAAGTCCCTGTCAGTAATTTCATCGAACACCTTCCGTGCATCATCCAACTCACCACACCTCGCATACATTGTGATCAAGGAGTGCCTGGTGTGGCAATCAGAGTCCAGCGCAGATTTGAAAATCAACGAATGAGCCCTCTTACCTTGATCTAACGACGGGAGGTTAGCACAGGTGATTAGAAGAAATGGGTAGGTGAAATTATTTGGTTTTTGGCCTGAGAACTTCATTTGGTAGTAAAATTGAAGAGCGA
Protein-coding sequences here:
- the LOC122076087 gene encoding pentatricopeptide repeat-containing protein At2g34400-like codes for the protein MMVLKSKPHMIIVSRSPVFDTTTHSYPDVSATHSYPDVSDLPYKLLSLLKQCSSSKSLKQVHSQMLINSIDKPNFLLSKLVDLKDFDYASLLFSQTPEPNDFSYNVMIRGLTNTWHKFSLALQFYYQMKFSGQKPNNFTYPFLLITCANLPSLDQGKRAHSLIFKSALDSDCHTRHSLITMYARCGELDDARKVFDEITDRDLVSWNSMISGYSKMGFATEAVSLYRRMRLAGFKPDEMTLVSVLGACGDLGDLSLGRWVEGLVEEQKIELNSFVGTSLIDMYGKCGDLDSAMKVFNKMSKKDIVAWNAMITGYAQNGASDEAITLFHHMRAAGVDPDKITLIGVLSACASIGALDVGEWVDAYASQKGIKHDIYVGTGLIDMYAKCGSLDHARRIFGEMPRKNVVSWNAMISALAVHGHALEAISLFKRMTEEGGDIHPNDITFVGVLSACVHAGLVDEGRRWFQMMGPSFGLVPKIEHYSSMVDLLARAGYLNEAWEFIEKMPEKPDAVVLGALLAACRNFGNAEVGERVILLLLELEPSNSGNYIISSKIYANSKRWDDSARMRGLMRERGVTKTPGCSWIEIENKVHEFHAGEGLYLNSREIYYVIDLLTQEMKMEGYPPKINFV
- the LOC122075666 gene encoding uncharacterized protein LOC122075666 isoform X2; the encoded protein is MVDDTNTLASADPVFGKLPDHLLIEIFIRVPISEWAQISCVKKQWANLFQEECLWETALVRTWPLAVQGKRWPGPIPRGLSRRRYAALYVGKNIFQFDDEIDEIVGHSYLFLKEQLELSTVPPPGILHGTIIGFIACGKSRDEAYELASRIWLAVINNLEENEHTFQLFKRLALVEDVFLPYPYSRSFEVKWRIFDRLFTDFRDCFNLEDYNNLMACAKQNFQPIPSIWLGY
- the LOC122075666 gene encoding uncharacterized protein LOC122075666 isoform X1, whose translation is MVDDTNTLASADPVFGKLPDHLLIEIFIRVPISEWAQISCVKKQWANLFQEECLWETALVRTWPLAVQGKRWPGPIPRGLSRRRYAALYVGKNIFQFDDEIDEIVGHSYLFLKEQLELSTVPPPGILHGTIIDQFIACGKSRDEAYELASRIWLAVINNLEENEHTFQLFKRLALVEDVFLPYPYSRSFEVKWRIFDRLFTDFRDCFNLEDYNNLMACAKQNFQPIPSIWLGY